The window GCTGGAAGATCTCGCCTTCGGCCAGACCGGATTGCTTGAGCCCTTTCATCAGGTCTTCAGTGGAGATCGCCTTGTTACCCTCGATCTCGATACTGGCGACCGACGGGCGCTCGACTACAGTAATGACCAGGACGTTGCCATCGCGGCCCAGCTGGATATCTTGAAAGAAACCGGTTTTGAACAACGCACGAGTGGATTCCACCAGGCGACGATCATCCGCCTGTTCACCGACGTTCAACGGCAAAGCACCAAAGACGCTACCCGCGGAGACCCGCTGGAGGCCATTGACGCGAATATCAGAGATAGTGAAGGACTCGGCGTGAACTTCGGCGATCATCAATACGGTGAGAACCGCAGTTAGCAGCAGACGTTTCATGAAGTCCTTTCTTATTCCAACTGGCAATAAACAAACTGCCGCAAAATGCGGCAGATTCGCAATTCAGCGAAGCGTTACAGTCGGCCCAGATCATTGACAAGAGCAAGCAACATCACCCCGATCACCAAACTGATACCGATCTGTATCCCCAACCCTGCACCCGATCCGACAAGGGGCGACCACGCGCCCACTCGATCAGATAAAACAACAAATGCCCCCCATCCAGTACAGGAATGGGCAACAAATTCAGAACTCCCAAGCTAATACTCAGATAAGCAAGGAAATTCAGGAAATCAGCGACACCCGACTGGGCAGAAGCGCCCGCCACTTTAGCAATGGTTATCGGTCCACTCAAGTTTTTTACCGAGAGCTCACCGAACAACATTTTCTTGAGCGAATCGAGGGTCAGTACGCTCATGGTCCAGGTGCGTCGAGCACCCTCCCCAATCGCGGCCACAGGACCATAACTAACTTCGCGAATCATCTCTGGCGGCCAATCAACAGCCTTCACCCCAGCCCCTAGATAACCACTGGGTGCCTTCTTCTCGCCGCGAGCGGCCAGCGTCACTGGGGCGTCGATTTGAGCACCATCGCGCTCGACGCGCAGCATGATTTTGGTATCAGGGTGCATACGGACTATGTCCACCACCTGTTGCCAGTCATCTAGTGGCTTGCCGTCCAGGGCCAACAGTCGGTCACCGGTCTTTAGGCCAGCAGCCTGCGCCGGGCCTTTCGGGTCAAGTTCGGCCAGGACCGGCGGCAGTGCCGGACGCCAAGGGCGCAATCCCAGCGAACGAATCGGATCAGGCTCATCGGCACCCTTGAGCCATTTATCCAGCATCAGCTCACGGGGCGAATCCACCGTGGAACCCTGGTCACGGACCAGCAATTGCAGGGAACCGCTCTCCCCAAGACGACGGACCAACTGCAGGTTCACCGCAGCCCAGCCGGAAGTTGGCTCGCCATCGATGGCAATGATTTCCTGACCCGCGCTCAAACCAGCCCTGGCGGCGATACTGCCGGATTCGACTGCCCCAATGATCGGGCGCACTTGCTCGCTGCCGAGCATGGCCAGCACCCAGAAAAAAAACATCGCCAGTAAAAAGTTGGCAATCGGCCCCGCCGACACAATAGCGATACGCTGGCGGACGGATTTGCGATTGAAAGATTGATCAAGCTGATCGGCGGGCACTTCACCTTCGCGCTCGTCGAGCATTTTCACGTAACCGCCCAGCGGGATCGCGGCGACAACGAACTCAGTGCCTTTCTTGTCGTGCCAGCGCAGCAACGGCATACCGAAGCCCACGGAGAAACGCAGCACTTTGACCCCACAGCGACGTGCGACCCAGAAGTGGCCGAATTCGTGGAAGGTGACCAGCACACCCAAAGCCACCAGGGTGCCGACAATCATATAGAGCGCGCTCATCTACTTTCTCCGCAATCCTGTCCAGTGCCGCATGGGTCAACGTATTGCAGCATTTACCGCCCGTGACGACTCAACCATTGTTCGGCCAGTACTCGCGCTTTCGCGTCGGCCGTGAACACTGCCTCGAGATCGCCAACCGCAACCACGGGCTCGATGTTCAACACCTCTTCGATGATACTCGCGATTTCCGGGTAGCGAACCCGCCCGTCGAGAAAGGCCGCGACCGCCACTTCATTCGCCGCGTTCAGCATGGCCGGCGCGCTGTTGCCGGCTTCGGCCGCCTGACGTGCGAGGCGCAGACACGGGAATCGCTCTTCGTCAGGCGCCTGGAAGTCCAGCCGCGCAATTGCAAACAGGTCCAGCGGCGCAACACCCGAATCGATTCGCTCCGGCCAGGCCAGCGCGTTGGCAATCGGCGTGCGCATGTCAGGGTTACCTAACTGGGCCAATACCGAACCGTCGATGTAATCGACCAGCGAATGAATCACGCTCTGAGGATGAATCACCACTTCGACCTGGGACGGCTTGGCATCAAACAGCCAGCAGGCTTCGATCAACTCCAGCCCCTTGTTCATCATGCTGGCCGAATCCACCGAAATCTTGCGCCCCATGGACCAGTTCGGATGAGCACACGCCTGCTCAGGGGAAACATGCACCAGTTCAGCCATAGGTGTCTGTCGGAACGGACCGCCAGAGGCCGTGAGTAAAATCCGACGCACCCCGACGGCACCCAGCCCACGAGCGAAATCCTGAGGCATGCACTGGAAAATCGCGTTGTGCTCGCTATCGATCGGCAGCAACACCGAACCACTCTTGCGCACCGCCTGCATGAACAGCGCACCGGACATCACAAGCGCTTCTTTGTTGGCCAGGAGGATTTTCTTGCCGGCTTCGACCGCCGCCAGAGTCGGTCGCAAGCCCGCAGCGCCAACGATGGCCGCCATGACCGCATCGACCTCAGGGTCGGAAGCAACCTGACACAGGCCCTCTTCACCCACCAGCACGCGAGTCGACAGACCTGCGGCACGCAATTCGTCCTGCAAGCCTCGGGCAGCACCCGCCTCAGGCACCACGGCGAACCGCGGCGCATGACGAACGCACAGCGCCAACAGCTCGTTCAGCCGGGTGAAGCCGCTCAAGGCGAAAACCTGATAACGCTCGGGATGACGAGCGATGACGTCAAGCGTGCTCAGACCAATCGAACCGGTCGCCCCCAGGACGGTAATCTGCTGCGGGCGGCTCACGGTGCCGCCATCCACAGCAGCACGGCGAACACTGGAATCGCTGCCGTCAGGCTGTCGATACGGTCCAGCACGCCGCCGTGCCCGGGAAGCAGATTACTGCTGTCCTTGATCCCGGACTGACGCTTGAACATGCTTTCGGTGAGGTCACCTACTACAGAGATAAACACGATGATGGCTGCACCGATCAGACCTTTGAACAGCTGCGCCACCGTCCAGTCCCGAACCAGTCCGACAATGACAGTAATGACCAGACTCACCGCGAGGCCGCCGTAGACGCCCTCCCAGCTTTTGCCGGGACTGACCTGTGGCGCCAGCTTGCGCTTGCCAAAAGCCCGGCCAGAGAAATAGGCACCGATATCAGCACCCCAGACCAGCACCATCACCGCCATGATCAACCAGTTGCCCAAAGGCTCCTGCTTGATCTGGACCAGGCCTTGCCAGGCCGGCAGCAGGATCAGCAGACCGATCATCAGTTTGCAGGCAGCACTGGACCAAAGTTCGCTGGAGCGCGGATACGTCAGCACCAGATAGGTTGCAACGCCCCACCACAGCACCGAAGCACCTAATACCCAAGGCGCGAGCCCAGGCACGACATGCATGACAAACAGCATCAACGCGACCACAGCCGCATAGGCAACGCGGGCCGGCTGTTCAGTGAAACCCGCCAGGCGAGCCCACTCCCATGCACCGAGGG of the Pseudomonas frederiksbergensis genome contains:
- the ispC gene encoding 1-deoxy-D-xylulose-5-phosphate reductoisomerase, coding for MSRPQQITVLGATGSIGLSTLDVIARHPERYQVFALSGFTRLNELLALCVRHAPRFAVVPEAGAARGLQDELRAAGLSTRVLVGEEGLCQVASDPEVDAVMAAIVGAAGLRPTLAAVEAGKKILLANKEALVMSGALFMQAVRKSGSVLLPIDSEHNAIFQCMPQDFARGLGAVGVRRILLTASGGPFRQTPMAELVHVSPEQACAHPNWSMGRKISVDSASMMNKGLELIEACWLFDAKPSQVEVVIHPQSVIHSLVDYIDGSVLAQLGNPDMRTPIANALAWPERIDSGVAPLDLFAIARLDFQAPDEERFPCLRLARQAAEAGNSAPAMLNAANEVAVAAFLDGRVRYPEIASIIEEVLNIEPVVAVGDLEAVFTADAKARVLAEQWLSRHGR
- a CDS encoding phosphatidate cytidylyltransferase, translating into MLKQRIITALILLPIALGGFFLLEGTGFALFIGLVVTLGAWEWARLAGFTEQPARVAYAAVVALMLFVMHVVPGLAPWVLGASVLWWGVATYLVLTYPRSSELWSSAACKLMIGLLILLPAWQGLVQIKQEPLGNWLIMAVMVLVWGADIGAYFSGRAFGKRKLAPQVSPGKSWEGVYGGLAVSLVITVIVGLVRDWTVAQLFKGLIGAAIIVFISVVGDLTESMFKRQSGIKDSSNLLPGHGGVLDRIDSLTAAIPVFAVLLWMAAP